A DNA window from Janibacter sp. A1S7 contains the following coding sequences:
- the glpK gene encoding glycerol kinase GlpK: MSTSTSYVLAIDQGTTSTRAIVFARDGSVVATDQIEHEQIFPRAGWVEHDALEIWENTRRVIGGALGKGNLNSGHIESVGITNQRETTVVWEKATGQPIHNAVVWQDTRTQSLVDSLARDGGTERFRKVSGLPLATYFAGPKIAWILDHVDGARERAEAGELLAGTMDTWVLWNLTGGAENEGVHVTDVTNASRTMLMDLRTLAWDEDICEAIGVPMQLLPQIRSSSEVYGDCQPGVLNGTPIAGILGDQHAATFGQACLEPGTAKNTYGTGNFMLLNTGTEIVSSDNGLLTTVCYKLGDADAVYALEGSIAVTGSLVQWLRDNLGLINSSPEVESLATSVDDNGGVYFVPAFSGLFAPHWRPDARGAIVGLTRFANKGHIARAALESTAYQTRDVLDAMQGDAERAGGRLTELKVDGGMVANETLMQFQADILGVDVVRPKISETTALGAAYAAGLAVGYWESTDEIAANWQEDVRWSPQMDTDEVERLMRNWTKAITKTLDWVDDDVV; the protein is encoded by the coding sequence ATGAGCACCTCCACGTCATACGTGCTGGCCATCGACCAGGGCACCACGAGCACCCGCGCCATCGTCTTCGCCCGGGACGGCTCGGTGGTCGCGACCGACCAGATCGAGCACGAGCAGATCTTCCCCCGCGCCGGGTGGGTGGAGCACGACGCGCTGGAGATCTGGGAGAACACCCGCCGGGTCATCGGCGGGGCGCTCGGCAAGGGGAATCTCAACTCGGGCCACATCGAGTCCGTGGGGATCACCAACCAACGCGAGACGACGGTGGTGTGGGAGAAGGCCACCGGACAGCCGATCCACAATGCGGTCGTCTGGCAGGACACCCGGACACAGTCGCTCGTGGACTCACTGGCTCGTGATGGTGGGACCGAGCGCTTCAGGAAGGTCAGCGGGCTGCCGCTCGCGACGTACTTCGCCGGACCGAAGATCGCGTGGATCCTCGACCACGTCGACGGTGCCCGGGAACGGGCCGAGGCCGGGGAGCTGCTCGCAGGGACCATGGACACGTGGGTGCTGTGGAACCTCACCGGTGGGGCGGAGAACGAGGGCGTGCACGTCACCGACGTCACCAATGCGTCCCGGACCATGCTGATGGACCTGCGCACGCTTGCCTGGGACGAGGACATCTGCGAGGCCATCGGCGTGCCGATGCAGCTGCTGCCGCAGATCCGGTCGTCATCGGAGGTCTACGGGGACTGCCAGCCGGGTGTGCTCAACGGGACGCCCATCGCGGGAATCCTCGGCGACCAGCACGCGGCGACCTTCGGACAGGCCTGTCTGGAGCCGGGGACGGCGAAGAACACCTATGGCACGGGCAACTTCATGCTGCTCAACACCGGGACCGAGATCGTCAGCAGCGACAACGGCCTGCTGACGACGGTCTGCTACAAGCTCGGCGACGCCGACGCGGTCTACGCCCTCGAGGGGTCGATCGCGGTGACCGGCTCGCTCGTGCAGTGGTTGCGCGACAACCTCGGGCTGATCAACTCCTCTCCGGAGGTCGAGTCACTGGCCACGAGCGTGGACGACAACGGCGGGGTGTACTTCGTGCCCGCCTTCTCCGGGCTCTTCGCGCCACACTGGCGCCCGGACGCGCGGGGCGCGATCGTCGGACTGACGCGGTTCGCGAACAAGGGGCACATCGCCCGAGCCGCTCTGGAGTCGACCGCCTACCAGACCCGCGACGTGCTCGACGCGATGCAGGGGGACGCAGAGCGGGCCGGTGGGCGACTGACGGAGCTGAAGGTCGACGGCGGAATGGTCGCCAACGAGACGCTCATGCAGTTCCAGGCGGACATCCTGGGGGTGGACGTGGTGCGGCCGAAGATCTCCGAGACCACCGCTCTCGGGGCGGCCTATGCCGCGGGGCTCGCAGTCGGGTACTGGGAGTCGACCGACGAGATCGCGGCGAACTGGCAGGAAGACGTGCGCTGGAGCCCGCAGATGGACACCGACGAGGTGGAGCGGCTGATGCGCAACTGGACCAAGGCGATCACCAAGACCCTCGACTGGGTCGACGACGACGTGGTCTGA
- a CDS encoding dienelactone hydrolase family protein — MAEVLLYHHIQGLTEGVRAFADELRRAGHTVHTPDLFDGRTFAGIEEGFGFARDAGFEAIRERGAAAAGELGSDLVYAGFSFGVMIAQRLAQTRPGARGALLMYSCVPVCEFGESWPQGVPVQIHGTEGDEFFEEDLPAARELVESSPTAELFTYPGDQHLFADSSLDAHDPEAAALLMERVQAFLASV, encoded by the coding sequence ATGGCCGAAGTTCTGCTCTACCACCACATCCAGGGCCTGACCGAGGGAGTGAGGGCGTTCGCGGACGAGCTGCGTCGGGCAGGGCACACGGTGCACACACCCGACCTCTTCGACGGGCGCACCTTCGCCGGCATCGAGGAGGGCTTCGGGTTCGCGCGCGACGCCGGCTTCGAGGCGATCCGGGAGCGTGGCGCCGCTGCGGCCGGGGAGCTGGGGTCGGATCTCGTCTACGCCGGGTTCTCCTTCGGCGTGATGATCGCCCAACGGCTCGCACAGACCCGTCCCGGCGCTCGTGGAGCGCTGCTCATGTACTCCTGCGTGCCGGTCTGCGAGTTCGGGGAGTCCTGGCCGCAGGGGGTGCCGGTGCAGATCCACGGCACCGAGGGTGACGAGTTCTTCGAGGAGGACCTGCCGGCGGCACGAGAGCTCGTTGAGTCCTCCCCCACGGCCGAGCTGTTCACCTACCCCGGCGACCAGCACCTCTTCGCGGACTCATCGCTCGACGCCCACGACCCGGAGGCGGCCGCGCTGCTCATGGAGCGGGTGCAGGCCTTCCTCGCTTCTGTGTGA